The genomic DNA GGGCACGGCGCTGCTTGAGCGGCTGATGGCTCGGCGATCTTCCGCCATGGTGTTTGATTTTGATGATGCCATTTACCTTCCGCACGCGAGCCGGGTCAACGCGTGGGCGAACGTCTTCAAGCGTCCGGGAAAAATCTCCCAGGTCATTGCCGCCAGCACGCACGTCACGGCCGGCAATTCCGTGCTGGCCGGCTACGCCCGCCGGTACAACCCCAAGGTGAGCATCATTCCCACGCCGGTCGATACCGAGGCCTTTCATCCGCGGCAGGCCAGGGTGGATTCGTCCCGGTTGGTGATCGGATGGATGGGGAGCCACACGACCGCCAGTTACTTGCAGGAAATCCGCCGTCCGCTTGAACAGCTCCTCCGAGCGCATCCGCAGGTCGAGCTTCGCGTGGTGGGAGCCGGGCATCTGCCGTATCGGCTGCCGAATCTCCAGGAGATTCCGTGGACGCTGGAATCCGAGCAACACGAGTTGCACCGGTTTGATATCGGCCTGATGCCCATGCCGGATGATCCCTGGACCCAGGGCAAATGCGGGTTTAAGGCCCTCCTCTACATGAGTGTTGGGATTCCTGTCGTGGCCTCGCCGGTTGGGGTCAACAGCGCGATCATCCAGGATGGGGTGTCAGGGTTTCTGGCCAACGATGAGCAGACGTGGTTCGATCGGCTCGCTCAGCTCATCGACGATGAAGCGTTGCGGCGCCGCATGGGGCGTGCTGGCCGCGCGATGGTCGAGCAGGAATATTCCGTCAAGGCCCAAGCGCCGCGCCTGATTCGCGTGCTCCGCGAGGCGCATGACGGGCCTCGGGGCGATGGCGTGCCTCTCAGCGAGCCGGTTCATGCGGGAGCGAGTCATGCCGCAGCCTAGCCCATTCGAGGCCGGATTCAGGCTGCTGCTCCTCATCGGGGTGGGGACTGGGCTCTTGTGGTTTCTGGCAAGGCGGGTCACGCCGCATCGAGGGCTTCGCAGCGTGCTGATCGCGACGTTCAGCCTACGAGCCATCCTCGGCGTGTCGCTCTACGCGATCTCCTATTGGGGCTGGCCCGTGCTTCGGTCGCTGCAGTTTTCGCGCGGCTTCTGGCTCTTCAGCCCTGATTCGCGGATGTACCATTATTACGGCTGGCAATTTGCCCAGGCGTGGGCCAACGGCACGCAGCTGCCGGATCCGGTCCTGGCTCCTGATTATTTCGTGGTGGTCGCGAGCATCTACACGATGCTTGGCGCCCACCCCCTGTATCCCATCCTGCTCAACGCTTGGCTGGCGGCGGCGACCGGGTTGCTGGCATTTGTGCTCGCCCGGGACGTCTTCGGGCCGCGGACGGCGATCGTCACCGCGGCCTTGGTGAGCGCTTGGCCCTCCACCTTCATCTGGTCCGCCCAACTGTTGAAGGACTCGGTGACATGGTGCCTGGTGTTTTCAGCGCTCGTGCTGGTGGTGCGCATCGTCCGCGCGGCGAAGCATCACGAAGGACGCGGCGCTGGCCGCTTGTCTGCGCGGTATCTTGGTCTTGCCGTTTCAGTGCTCTTCCTTACGCGGTTTCGGTTCTACCTCGGGTCCGCCTTCCTCCTCGGGGCCATCATCGTGGCGCTTCCGGCTGCAGGCCTCGCCCTTCGGCGAAGGCAGATGGCGCGCGCGCTGGCGTATGGAGGGCTCGTCACGGTGGTCGCGCTTTCGACCATTTTTGCGAGGACGCTGCCGGTGCTGGCCCTCGTGTCGCCAGCCCATCCGGAACGCGGCCATTTCCGGCTCGCCGAGAGCTACTATGCGCAGGGGAACCTCGAGCGGGCGGAGCACCATTTATCGAGAGCCGTATCCTTGGATCCAACCTCTCGAGAGGCGGCCCTAGGGCTTGCGGCAGTGCAGGTGCAGCGGCAACGATTCCCCCAGGCGCTTGAGATCTATAAGCAGTACCTGCATCAAGGCGATCCGACTGAGCAAGCGGTGATCCGGAAGATCATCGTGCAGATCTATCTGGATCGCGCGACGGTCAATGCGGATGCGGAGTACTGGGAAGGCGTGGCCGCGGCCTACCAACAGATCTTGGAGCTGGAGCCGACCCTGCTGCCGATTCACCTGGAGTACAGCATGGCGCTGGCCCAGCTGCGGCGTTTTGAGAAGGCCAAGGACGCGCTGGCACACGCCAAGCTGTTGATCCGCACCCCGGAGGAGCAGGCGGAGTACTCGGCGGCGATCGATCGCATGGTGCAGATTTATCTGGATCGCGCGAAGGCGAATACGGATGGAGCGTACTGGGAAGGCGTGGCCGCGGCCTATCAACAGATCTTGGAGCTGGAGCCGACCCTGCTGCCGATTCACCTGGAGTACAGCATGGCGCTGGCCCAGCTGCGGCGTTTTGAGAAGGCCCAGGCTGCGCTGGAGCGCGCCAAACCGTTGATCCATACCTCGGAGGAGCAAGCGGACTTCGCCGCAGCGCAGGCCGAGCTTCAGGCGCTGCTTAAGGGAAAGCCGCGAAGGTGGATCCGCAAACGCTCCATCATGCCTGCGGTGCTGCCGAAGAGCAGCGGTATGTCAGTGAATCCGGAAGAGTTGCTGTCGCTGGCGTTATCCTTGTTCCCACGGACCGGGGGTGCGCTGCGGCTGCGGTTGTCGCGCGAAAGCGGCCGAGGGTTCTCCATGTTGTCGCACAGCGTCTCCCAGATGGATGAGCAAGCGATCGCGACGATCCGTGAAACATCCCCCGAAGCCCTCGCGGTGCGGCGCGAGGGATTTGTCTCCAGCGGAGGGTACTCCCTCACCGATGCCTGGGCGAAAATTTCAAGCCCTCGCAAACTGATCACGTATCTTCCGCGAGCGATGGCGATTGGTTTTCTCGCTCCGTTTCCCTGGCAATGGTTTGATCTCCGCGGCAGCACCGGGATCATGCGGGTGTTCGCGGGCCTGGAAATGCTGGGCTTCTATCTGCTCATTCCCGGATTGATCCGCGGGGTGTCTCGCCTCGCATCGCTGCGGCGCGTGGAAGCGCTCTTCCTCCTGGCGGTGATCGCCTCCATTGCAGCGCCCGTGTCCCTGGTCGTGGCCAACATGGGCACGCTGTTTCGGCTTCGGCTGCTGTTTCTGTTGCCCCTCTTGCTCATTGCCGCGCACGGTGACCCCATCGAGATCTATCGGAGGATCTTTCGGAGGCCTCCAGCACTCCCTGAGGGAAGTCCCCATGAGCATCGTCAGGCCGGCGCGCTCGAAGACGCGTTGTCCGGAGGCGTGAAGTAGCTCGATGTGCGGCATCGCTGGCGTGGTCCACTTCGACGGGCGTCCGGTTGCGAGCGACGTCCTGCAGGGCATGGTCGCCGCCCTCCGCCACCGCGGACCGGAGGGCGAAGGGATCCAGAGCCTGGCGACCGGTTCGCTCCGTATCGGACTTGGGCATGCGCGGCTGAAGATCATCGATCTGTCCGATGCGGCGGCTCAGCCGATGGGAAACGATGATGGCTCCATCTGGCTCGTCTTCAACGGGGAGATCTATAACTTTCGTGAGTTGCGCGCCTCGCTTGAGCAGCGAGGCCACCGGTTCCGGACCTCCTCGGATACCGAGGTGTTGCTGAAGCTCTACGAGGCGGACGGCGACGCGTGCGTGCAGCAGCTTGAGGGCATGTTCGCCTTCGCGATGTGGGACAGCCGGAAAGGGCAGCTGCTGCTGGCCAGAGACCGGGCAGGGAAGAAGCCGCTGTTCTACCGTGCGACCCCGACGATGATCGCGTTTGCCTCGGAGATGAAGGCGTTGTTTCAGCACCCGGATATCGTTCCTGAAGTAGACACCGCAACACTTCCTGCGTTTTTTCTCTTTGGGTATGTTCCCTCGCCCGCGACCATCTACCAGGGGATCCAACAGCTGCCGCCTGGGCAAGTGCTCATCGCAAGAGACGGCCACGTGCGCCTTCAGGAGTACTGGGATGCGCCGCTGCCGCCGGCATCCAGCGGCCGCGCACCCTCCGAGGCTGAGGCGGCTTCGCGCGTGCGCGAGCTCCTCACGGCGGCAGTGGCACGGCGGCTCATCAGCGACGTGCCGCTGGGCGCGTTCCTCAGCGGCGGCATTGATTCCTCGATCGTCGTGGGGATCATGAGCCGGCTGTGTGATGAGCCGGTGCGGACGTTCAGCATCGGGTTTGCCGGGGATCCTGCGTTTGATGAAACGTCCTACGCGCGGATCGTGGCCAAGCGATTTGGCACGCGCCACACGGAGTTTATCGTCGAGCCGAAAGCGATTGAGCTCATCGACCGGCTCGTGTGGCATCACGACGGTCCGTTTGCCGACTCCTCGGCGATTCCGACCTATCTGCTGGCTCAGTTGACCAAACAGCACGTGACGGTGGCGTTAAGCGGCGATGGGGGCGATGAGCTCTTTGCCGGCTATCAGCGGTTCCGCGCGGTCCTGTTGTCAGAAGCGATTCCCAGGTGGCTCCGCACGGCCGGCGCTTCAGCGCTGACCCGGCTGCCGGCCTGGGGGCATCCCCGAAGCCTGTATCGCCGAGCGCAACGCTTCGCGCAGGGCACCGTGCTGCCGTTTGAGCACCGGGTGAACCGCTGGGTCTCAATTTTCTACGAGGATCTGCCGCAGCTGCGGCTCGGCGCATCAGGGGGCGCGACGCATCCTTCGATAGCCTGCGCGTCCTACCTGGCGCGCAGCCGGCAGGCCTCGGCGCTGACGCAATTGCTCTATGTCAATTTCAAGATGTATCTGTTGGATGACTTGCTCGTGAAAATGGATCGGTGCTCCATGGCGCATGCGTTGGAAGCCCGATCGCCGTTTCTGGATCGTGCCCTCATCGAATACGTGTGTGGGCTGCCGGATGCCATGAAACTCCGCGGAGGAGCGACCAAAGTCATTCTTCGCAAGGCGTTCGCCGACCTGCTGCCCCCGGAAGTGCTCACGCGGGGAAAAATGGGCTTCGGCGTGCCGCTGCATCACTGGTTTCGGTATGAGCTGCGCGATTTCGTCACCGATTGGCTGCTTGCACCGAACGCGTTGCTGCGGCAGTATCTGCATCAGCCGTATGTGCGGCAGCTGGTTCAACAGCACTTCGCCGGGCGCTGCGACCATTCCCACCGGCTGTGGACGCTGCTGACCTTTGAAGTCTGGCTGCAGCAGCTGCGCCGCGGCGCGTTCCGCGCGGCCGCGCCTTCCCTCAACCTCGTCACACAATAATTGAGTTGCAAGTGAAGAGCGGTTTCCATACAATTGATGCAGTGTTCATATTCTGAACATCATCATGGACGTTGACGCCTACCGAGAATTACAGCTCCTGACGGAGATTTCCGCAAGCGATTCCGTCACTCAGCGCCGCTTGGCGCAAAAGCATGGCCTGGCACTGGGCCTGACGAATTTCCTGATCCGACGGCTGGTCAAGAAGGGCTATGTCAAGATCGTCAACTTGGAGCGCAAACGCCTTCGCTATCTCATCACCCCGAAAGGCATCGCTGAAAAAGCCCGGCTCACCTACGAATACGTGGAATACTCGCTCCACCTCTACCGTCAGATCCGCACCCTGGTGACGCGCACCATCTCGACCATGGCCGTCTCAGCGGGCGCTTCCGTCGTGCTCTACGGCACCGGGGAGATCGCGGAGATCGCGTTTCTCTTGATGCAGCAGCGCGGCTTGCGCGTGGTCGGGGTCGTGGATGAGTCGCGCAGCGACCAGAGCCTGTTCATGAGCCATGCCATCACCCCGCCTGAGGCCCTCGAGCGCCTCTCGTTTGATTGGGTGCTGATCGCGTCGTTTAAGAATCACCGGCAGATTATCCAGCAGCTCTGCCGCTGGGGCGTGCCGGAGCAAAAAATCGTCCGGATTGCTGAAGAGCAGCAAGTCCCATCGCTGCCGGAGGCGATGGTGGAGGTCTCCTCATCATGAGGGTGAAGCGACGGCGGATTCCGAAGGCGCTGGTGGTGATGGGGGTCGGCCTCGGCGCGGTTTGTCTGCTGATCGCCCCGGTCGCCTCGACGCGGCAAGGGGTGAATTTCCAGGTGTCCCAGCACCGCATCCCTCCGTATGTGAAAGCGATCGATTTCCTCCATCGGCACTACGCCTATCAGCGCCTGGCACGGGAGATCACCGAGGGCAAGACGACCGATGACGCCCGAGTGCTCGCGGTCTTCAATTGGACGCGGGAGCATATCCAGCCGATGCCAAAGGGCTGGCCGGTCATCGATGACCACATCCTCAACATCATCATCCGAGGCTATGGCCTCGGCGATCAGATGGCGGATGTCTTCACCACACTCTCCACGTACGCTGGCGTTCCCGCGTTCTGGAAAGATTTGCGCGCGAGCGACACTCCGGGAGTGCTGGTGCTGTCGTTTGCCAAGATCGATGGCCAGTGGGTGATCGTCGACGTGGCGGATGGGTTGATCTTCCGTATGCCGGATGGCTCCTTGGCGGATGCCGCCGCACTCGTGGAGAACCCGCCCGTGCTGAAAACCGTGGTGCAAGCGCGCACCCGCAGCGGCATCGAGTACTGGCGTTACCTTGAAACGATGCGGCCGTTTTCCGTTCCGAACACGCTGCGCGCGCAGCAGCAGATGCCCGGGCCGCGCCTATGGTTTGAGCTCCGGCGCGCGCTGCATCTGGCCGGCGCGTATGACCAAACACGGTGGGCGCTCCATGCCCGGTGATCCATCGGCCCTGGCCATGCCTGTCTCCGCCGCGGCGTTTAGCGCATTTCGGATCGGATTCCACCCGGCGGATCAGGTGAGGGTGCTTGAGTATTGGCGTGAAATTTTTAATTCGCAACAGTGGGTGGAAGGCCAGTACACCAAGCGCTTCGAGGAGTTGTGGGCCGCGTGGAATGCGCTGCCGGCGGTGGCGACCTCAAGCTGGGGCGGGGCTGCGCTGGCCGCCTTGGACTATTTCAAGGTTCGCGGGAAAACCGTGCTATGCCCTACGAATACGTTCATGGCAACCCCGCTGTCGGTCATCCATGCCGGCGGGACGGTCGTCTTCGGCGACTGCAACCGAGACGATTTGTGCCTCAGCTACGAGGCGGTGGCGCAGGCGGCCAAGGCGCAGGAGCTTGCGGCCGTGTGGCTCGTGCACATCGGCGGCCATCTGGCTTTTGACACGCCGCGCATCGCGGAGTTCTGCCGGGCCAACGGCATCATCCTGCTTGAAGATTGCGCCCACGCGCATGGGGCCTCATGGCACGGCCAGCGGCCTGGCAGCTTCGGCGATGCCGGGGTCTATTCATTTTACGGCACCAAAACGATTTCGACCGGCGAGGGCGGCATGCTGGTCTCAAAACATCCTGGCCTCATCGAGTTCGCGAAAGGATTCCGCAATTACGGCAAGCCAACCTACCAGGTGTCGGGCCTGAACTACCGGATGTCGGAGTTCACCGCGGCCCTCGGCGTGGTCCAGGTTGAGCGCATGGAGGAGATCGTGGCCTGGAAGCGCGCGGTGGCGGCCAGGGATCTTGATCCTGTGTTTGCGCAGCGCGTGCGGCTGCCTGAGGGTATGCAGTCCGGCTACTACAAATACATCGTGTTTGAGCCGATTGCGCGCTCCAGCGGCAAGGTTTACGACACGCTCTGCCACACCATCATGGGGCAGGGCGGATCATTTCCCAACGCCGAGTGGATCGCGCAGCATCACTGGTGCGTTCCGCTCTATTACCATCCTGAGCTGGACAACAATGGAGTGGATGCATGAGAGTTCTCGTGACAGGCGGCGCAGGCTTTATTGGATCGCATGTGGTGGATCGTTTGGTGGCGCACGGGGTGGTGCCGCTCATCTTCGATCAGCAGCGCTCCACGTATCACCCGTCGGTCGAGCACTGCATCGGCAGCATCCTGGACGTGGAGGCCCTGCGGGTGGCGATGTTCGGTGTGCAAGCGATCATCCATCTGGCGGCGGTTGCGGATGTGAAAGATGTATTCGAGGATCCTTCCTACGCCGAAATGGTGAACACGCGCGGCACGGCCTGCGTGCTCGAGGCGGTCCGGCGCTCCAAGGTGATGCGCATCGTCTATGGCAGCACGACTTGGGTGTATAGCGACGTGCCCCAGCAGGAGGTGGACGAAGACACGCCATTGGCCGCGCCCTCGCATCTGTACACCGCCACGAAAATCGCGTCGGAATATTACTGCCAGGCGTACGCAAAGCTCTACGGCATCGAGTACACGATCCTGCGCTTCGGCATTCCCTATGGCCCTCGCGCGCGCGATGGGGCGGTGATCCCGATCTTCGTCAACAAAGCGCTTCAGGGCGAGCCGCTGACGATCGCCGGCGACGGCTCGCAGTTCCGCAAGTTCGTCTATGTCGAGGACCTGGCTGAGGGCAACGCGCTGGCGTTAGCTCCAGCCGCGAAGAATCGCATCTATAACCTCGATGGAGCTGAGCCGGTGACGATCAAGCAGATCGCCGAGACGGTGCAGCGCGTCCTCGGCGGCGCGCGCATTGAGTATGTGGCGGCCCGGCCTGGGGATTTCAGCGGCAAGCGGGTGCTCAGCGCGCGGGCGAAACAGGAGCTTGGATGGGAGCCGACGACGCCATTTGAAGAGGGCGTGCGGCGGTACGTGCAGTGGGTCAAGCACCGGAAGGACCAGCGGGATGCGGAAGAAGCCCGGCTCGACCCGGCCTTGCGGTAGCGCGGCGATGCGCTGGGCATGAGTCGGATCAGCGTGATCCTCTGCTGTTATAACGGAGCCCCCTGGGTCGGCGAGGCGCTGGGGAGCCTTGACCGACAAACCATGCCGCGCGATGGCTACGAAGTGGTCTTCGTCAATGACGGGTCCACCGACGCGACAGAACAGGCGATGGCCCCGTATCGTGCGCGCAGCAACGTGCAGTACCTGGCCCATGAGCGCAATCAAGGGCTCGTGGCCTCCTGCAACCAGGCGCTTGAGGCCTCACACGGCGAGTATATCGTCCGCCTGGATGCGGACGACACGTTTGAGCCGCCGCTGCTTGAACGGATGTCGACGCTGCTGCGTGAGGGCCAGACCGATCTGGTGTATTCCGACCGCTACGAGTGGTCCGAGAAGCGCCGGGCGCGCCGTCTCATCACATTAGGGAGCTTTAATCTTTTTGATCTGACGGCCGTCGGGACCATGATGCGGCGCGATCTCGTGTTGAGCG from Candidatus Omnitrophota bacterium includes the following:
- a CDS encoding transglutaminase domain-containing protein, translated to MRVKRRRIPKALVVMGVGLGAVCLLIAPVASTRQGVNFQVSQHRIPPYVKAIDFLHRHYAYQRLAREITEGKTTDDARVLAVFNWTREHIQPMPKGWPVIDDHILNIIIRGYGLGDQMADVFTTLSTYAGVPAFWKDLRASDTPGVLVLSFAKIDGQWVIVDVADGLIFRMPDGSLADAAALVENPPVLKTVVQARTRSGIEYWRYLETMRPFSVPNTLRAQQQMPGPRLWFELRRALHLAGAYDQTRWALHAR
- a CDS encoding DegT/DnrJ/EryC1/StrS family aminotransferase; protein product: MPVSAAAFSAFRIGFHPADQVRVLEYWREIFNSQQWVEGQYTKRFEELWAAWNALPAVATSSWGGAALAALDYFKVRGKTVLCPTNTFMATPLSVIHAGGTVVFGDCNRDDLCLSYEAVAQAAKAQELAAVWLVHIGGHLAFDTPRIAEFCRANGIILLEDCAHAHGASWHGQRPGSFGDAGVYSFYGTKTISTGEGGMLVSKHPGLIEFAKGFRNYGKPTYQVSGLNYRMSEFTAALGVVQVERMEEIVAWKRAVAARDLDPVFAQRVRLPEGMQSGYYKYIVFEPIARSSGKVYDTLCHTIMGQGGSFPNAEWIAQHHWCVPLYYHPELDNNGVDA
- a CDS encoding NAD-dependent epimerase/dehydratase family protein, with product MRVLVTGGAGFIGSHVVDRLVAHGVVPLIFDQQRSTYHPSVEHCIGSILDVEALRVAMFGVQAIIHLAAVADVKDVFEDPSYAEMVNTRGTACVLEAVRRSKVMRIVYGSTTWVYSDVPQQEVDEDTPLAAPSHLYTATKIASEYYCQAYAKLYGIEYTILRFGIPYGPRARDGAVIPIFVNKALQGEPLTIAGDGSQFRKFVYVEDLAEGNALALAPAAKNRIYNLDGAEPVTIKQIAETVQRVLGGARIEYVAARPGDFSGKRVLSARAKQELGWEPTTPFEEGVRRYVQWVKHRKDQRDAEEARLDPALR
- the asnB gene encoding asparagine synthase (glutamine-hydrolyzing), which produces MCGIAGVVHFDGRPVASDVLQGMVAALRHRGPEGEGIQSLATGSLRIGLGHARLKIIDLSDAAAQPMGNDDGSIWLVFNGEIYNFRELRASLEQRGHRFRTSSDTEVLLKLYEADGDACVQQLEGMFAFAMWDSRKGQLLLARDRAGKKPLFYRATPTMIAFASEMKALFQHPDIVPEVDTATLPAFFLFGYVPSPATIYQGIQQLPPGQVLIARDGHVRLQEYWDAPLPPASSGRAPSEAEAASRVRELLTAAVARRLISDVPLGAFLSGGIDSSIVVGIMSRLCDEPVRTFSIGFAGDPAFDETSYARIVAKRFGTRHTEFIVEPKAIELIDRLVWHHDGPFADSSAIPTYLLAQLTKQHVTVALSGDGGDELFAGYQRFRAVLLSEAIPRWLRTAGASALTRLPAWGHPRSLYRRAQRFAQGTVLPFEHRVNRWVSIFYEDLPQLRLGASGGATHPSIACASYLARSRQASALTQLLYVNFKMYLLDDLLVKMDRCSMAHALEARSPFLDRALIEYVCGLPDAMKLRGGATKVILRKAFADLLPPEVLTRGKMGFGVPLHHWFRYELRDFVTDWLLAPNALLRQYLHQPYVRQLVQQHFAGRCDHSHRLWTLLTFEVWLQQLRRGAFRAAAPSLNLVTQ
- a CDS encoding tetratricopeptide repeat protein, whose amino-acid sequence is MPQPSPFEAGFRLLLLIGVGTGLLWFLARRVTPHRGLRSVLIATFSLRAILGVSLYAISYWGWPVLRSLQFSRGFWLFSPDSRMYHYYGWQFAQAWANGTQLPDPVLAPDYFVVVASIYTMLGAHPLYPILLNAWLAAATGLLAFVLARDVFGPRTAIVTAALVSAWPSTFIWSAQLLKDSVTWCLVFSALVLVVRIVRAAKHHEGRGAGRLSARYLGLAVSVLFLTRFRFYLGSAFLLGAIIVALPAAGLALRRRQMARALAYGGLVTVVALSTIFARTLPVLALVSPAHPERGHFRLAESYYAQGNLERAEHHLSRAVSLDPTSREAALGLAAVQVQRQRFPQALEIYKQYLHQGDPTEQAVIRKIIVQIYLDRATVNADAEYWEGVAAAYQQILELEPTLLPIHLEYSMALAQLRRFEKAKDALAHAKLLIRTPEEQAEYSAAIDRMVQIYLDRAKANTDGAYWEGVAAAYQQILELEPTLLPIHLEYSMALAQLRRFEKAQAALERAKPLIHTSEEQADFAAAQAELQALLKGKPRRWIRKRSIMPAVLPKSSGMSVNPEELLSLALSLFPRTGGALRLRLSRESGRGFSMLSHSVSQMDEQAIATIRETSPEALAVRREGFVSSGGYSLTDAWAKISSPRKLITYLPRAMAIGFLAPFPWQWFDLRGSTGIMRVFAGLEMLGFYLLIPGLIRGVSRLASLRRVEALFLLAVIASIAAPVSLVVANMGTLFRLRLLFLLPLLLIAAHGDPIEIYRRIFRRPPALPEGSPHEHRQAGALEDALSGGVK
- a CDS encoding winged helix-turn-helix transcriptional regulator — encoded protein: MDVDAYRELQLLTEISASDSVTQRRLAQKHGLALGLTNFLIRRLVKKGYVKIVNLERKRLRYLITPKGIAEKARLTYEYVEYSLHLYRQIRTLVTRTISTMAVSAGASVVLYGTGEIAEIAFLLMQQRGLRVVGVVDESRSDQSLFMSHAITPPEALERLSFDWVLIASFKNHRQIIQQLCRWGVPEQKIVRIAEEQQVPSLPEAMVEVSSS
- a CDS encoding glycosyltransferase family 4 protein — translated: MRVLFVIPHPIEAASGRLRVLQYLPWLHAQGIQCEVRPFMPPALYRLLYQPGRLPQKISMSAAAVIRRCLDVGRVAKADVVVVHREAWPLGTALLERLMARRSSAMVFDFDDAIYLPHASRVNAWANVFKRPGKISQVIAASTHVTAGNSVLAGYARRYNPKVSIIPTPVDTEAFHPRQARVDSSRLVIGWMGSHTTASYLQEIRRPLEQLLRAHPQVELRVVGAGHLPYRLPNLQEIPWTLESEQHELHRFDIGLMPMPDDPWTQGKCGFKALLYMSVGIPVVASPVGVNSAIIQDGVSGFLANDEQTWFDRLAQLIDDEALRRRMGRAGRAMVEQEYSVKAQAPRLIRVLREAHDGPRGDGVPLSEPVHAGASHAAA
- a CDS encoding glycosyltransferase family 2 protein; translated protein: MSRISVILCCYNGAPWVGEALGSLDRQTMPRDGYEVVFVNDGSTDATEQAMAPYRARSNVQYLAHERNQGLVASCNQALEASHGEYIVRLDADDTFEPPLLERMSTLLREGQTDLVYSDRYEWSEKRRARRLITLGSFNLFDLTAVGTMMRRDLVLSVGGYRELFWEEYDLYLRYLLRSGRAASRVPEPLFTYRRHHGSMTSDPAAVRRGWEELQRVWPASMLERFGRCPDSTACAEAAF